The genomic interval AAATACGAAGGCTAATACAATAGAGAGAGCTGATACTTCAATCGTTACTAAAAATCCTTTAAGTAAGTAAAGAAGATTATTCGCTGAGTAAGCACCTATGAAATCCATGACAGCTCTCCTTTCTAATCGCTCGCCGATAATTTCCGTTCTAGATAGCCGATAAAGAGACTGAGCGGAAGCGTCAATATTAAGTAGAAAATAGCTACAAAAATGTATACATCAAATACAATAAACGTATCCGATGAAATAATGTCCCCGTAGTACATAAGATCCTTGCCGGATATCGACCCCAGAATAGCAGATCCCATCACCAAATTTAGAAATTGATTGCCAAGAGGCGGGATAACAACTTTAACCGCCTGCGGCAAAATAATATGTCGCATCGTTTGAATGTAAGTAAGTCCTGATGCCCGCCCCGCCTCAACCTGCCCATGAGGTACTGCTTGAATTCCTGCCCTAATCGCCTCTGCAATATAGGCACCCGAATATACGGCTAATCCAAGCGTTCCGCTTACAAAGGCATTTAATTGGATCCCTACCGCCGGTAAACCAAAATAGAAGAAAAAGATTTGAATGAGCAAGGGCGTATTTTGAATAAATTCAATATACATCGTCGCCAAGCCCTTAACGGGCTTCACGGGAGAAATCTTCATGACGGCAACGATCGTTCCAATCACTAAACTTAATAGCAGCGCGAGCAGACTGACCTGAAGCGTTGTTAGAAAACCAGCCCA from Paenibacillus sp. FSL K6-3182 carries:
- a CDS encoding amino acid ABC transporter permease, producing MLDFSILLEYREQFWAGFLTTLQVSLLALLLSLVIGTIVAVMKISPVKPVKGLATMYIEFIQNTPLLIQIFFFYFGLPAVGIQLNAFVSGTLGLAVYSGAYIAEAIRAGIQAVPHGQVEAGRASGLTYIQTMRHIILPQAVKVVIPPLGNQFLNLVMGSAILGSISGKDLMYYGDIISSDTFIVFDVYIFVAIFYLILTLPLSLFIGYLERKLSASD